TCAGCTGGACACAAGGTTTAAACAATCAACCAATCTCAACAGTTGGATATATGTTTCTTGGTTGATAATCCAACGACTGTCACTAACCAGAggtctctatttttttttaataaacagaaGGCAGGAAGAAGTCAAGTTGCGGAAGGTCAAACAGGTGAGAGGCCACCGGAATGTAAACAGCAGTgaagaatctgaagaaaaaagagtGTGAGGTCTTTGAGTTTGAGCCGAGGTTGTGTTTCTTTAGTTTGCGCAGTCATGGTCCggttttattatatatcaaGTTTTGGGTGGTTggtttgttgaaaaaaaaaaaaaattggttcttCGGTTGGGTTTGGTCAAgtctttgatttttcatttgtaatatttttatgaatttgttttaagttataatatttatgtcGTTCTGGTCAGATTTCAatccaatttaatttattttcgacAATGAAAAATAACTTGGTTTATTCAAATTGGTTTTGGTCAGAAACTATGTACTTAAAATGATCATTATTAATCAGTTCATGAATTAACCTAAACCGGTGAatataatttatcaataatataCATAAACGAACCAATGAGCCGGTTTAAACGTCGGTTTGAGCTAAGAAAGACAGAAGACAAAACATGTAAGCCGGCGACTTTGGTAAAAAAACCGATCAAAAAGGTTAGAAAGGAGGAGGGAAACAAagtcctaaaaccctaaaaactcttcctttttttatttttttctccagTTCATAAAAGTGTGTCTTCTGGGTAGTTcgaattttccttttttttttttttttcttttttttggtattcttCGTTTTTTCTTTACCTGTGGTTTAATAAAAGTGGAGAAGAAGCTTTAGTACTTCTCTATGGCGAGATTACTCCGAAACGTGTCTTCTCTGAGACGGACTCTGTTCTCGTCAGAGGtatttatatactttatttttctcACTTGGGTCTTGCcagaaattaagaaaactctGTTACTGTCGTTTTCGTTGCTTATTTTGAGTGTGTGTTTTGGTTAATCCCATATTCGTAAAAACAATCCCAAATTATGTCTCTTTTGTCTGATTTCGTTCTCTTACTGTTTGGATTGGTAAATTAATTGAGAAGGGTTGGTTGGTTCCATGGGGTTTTGCAGGTATTTAATAGCACTGTGGTTGGAACATCGTTTCAGCTTCGGGGCTTTGCTGCCAAAGGTGGATTGTCTTAAAGCTTGCTTTTTTACCTGTGTCTGAATCGATCTTACTGaaattggtttttgattttgatgaagacTAAAGCCAAATCCGTTTTCTATTATGATTGCTTAGCTTTTCATTATGGTTGTTACAATTGAGGTTTTTACTGtgcaatttcttttcttttgaagcTAAAAAGAAGAGTAAGTCAGATGGAAATGGATCATCATCTGAGGAAGGTATGTCCAAAAAGGAGATTGCTTTGCAGCAAGCACTTGATCAGATTACAAGTTCATTTGGCAAAGGCTCGATAATGTGGCTCGGTCGTGCTGTTTCTCCTAGAAATGTTCCTGTTTTCTCTACCGGATCTTTTGCCCTCGATGTAGCATTGGGAGTCGGTGGCCTTCCTAAGGTATATATTTATCTCTCTTGGTGATATTGTGATTTAGTGTTTTCTTAGGTTGGTTCTGTTTCGATGTTTAGCTTTGTTTAATTGAGATTTATGTATCTCTTTGAAGAGTCTAATAATATTGGTCTCCCCATTGTGATTTTCCATAGGGGCGTGTTGTGGAGATATATGGTCCTGAAGCATCGGGAAAGACTACACTTGCTCTTCATGTTATTGCAGAAGCACAAAAACAAGGAGGTTGTTACACGTTTCTTTTAACTCGTCAGCAATGTTctttatattgtatttagtaTCCTAAAGAAAGTTCTCTTTGCATACAGGAACCTGTGTCTTTGTAGATGCTGAGCATGCTCTTGATTCATCACTTGCTAAGGCTATCGGTGTAAATACTGAAAACCTACTTCTATCGCAGCCTGATTGTGGTGAACAGGCCCTTAGTCTTGTGGACACTTTAATCCGAAGTGGTTCAGTTGATGTTATTGTAGTTGACAGTGTAAGTAAGGTGATTTATATGGGATGGATAACTGGTTTGATGCTTTTGCTTTGGGATCTATTATTTTGCTCTCTCATGAATTCCATGTGATTTTGTTTCACAGGTGGCTGCTCTTGTACCTAAAGGAGAACTCGAAGGTGAGATGGGTGATGCCCATATGGCTATGCAAGCCAGATTGATGAGCCAAGCTTTGCGTAAATTGAGCCATTCTTTATCGTTATCGCAAACACTTCTCATCTTTATAAATCAGGTAAAAGACAACTTTAGTAGCTGAGATTTGTTGAAAAGTTCCTCTTATGTGAATGTTTTATTTACAGGTGAGATCAAAACTATCTACGTTTGGAGGATTTGGAGGTCCAACAGAAGTTACCTGTGGTGGAAATGCTTTGAAGTTTTATGCTTCTATGCGTTTGAACATTAAGCGAATTGGACTTATCAAGAAAGGCGAAGAGGTAAACATCCGAAACCCGCTTACGCATTATGTGTTCCAAGCTCTTATCTTACGACCTGTCTTATGTTCGTGATGTGTGTCTCTTTAAATGTTGTCTACAAACTGCATTTGCTAGTGTTTGAAACCCTGAGATTGTATGCCTTTTGTGCAGACAACGGGAAGTCAAGTCTCGGTGAAGATAGTGAAGAACAAACTCGCTCCACCATTTAGGACTGCTCAGTTTGAGCTTGAATTCGGCAAAGGAATCTGCAAGGTCACTGAGATAATCGACCTGAGCATAAAGCACAAGTTCATCGCGAAGAACGGAACATTCTACAATCTCAATGGTAAAAACTACCATGGGAAAGAGGCCTTAAAGAAATTCCTGAGACAGAACGAATCTGATCAAGAAGAGCTCATGAAGAAGCTCCAAGACAAACTCATCGCCGATGAAGCTGCAGATAAGGAATCTGAATCTGAACCTGAGGATGAAGATTCCCTGAGAGTTGTGGTTTCACCTGACAacacagatgatgatgaatcaacAGCTCCTGTTGTTGCCACTGCTGCTGGAGTGGTTGGTGAAGCAACCTGATCAGAGGCGTCCGgtttagtataatatttttccTTTGGCCTAGAGTTTTTTCGGTTTAATCTGGTTTGGATTCGGTTTCCGGCTCCTCATGTAATTTTTGTGCGAGTTAAAATCACATTTACATATTTAATCGTTTGATGTGGGTgatacatttttgtaatttttataggaaaattttaatgtttaacaTTTAAATCTCATTGATCAATTTTATAGGTTCTTGTTTTCGGATaaggaaaaatatatcattgagaaaaaccaattttttttttttatttattaagcaGTCTACGAGACTACAAAAGTAAAAGCATTCTATTTCTGTTAGAGAATTATAGACTTAAAAAGTTAATCAAAATATGTCTTGCCCTGGAGATAACAGTTTCTTGGGATCGAACAGCTCTTTCTTCTTTGAAAAATCATTCCATTTTGATCCAAAATGctcaatccaatcttctttTTTGGTGTAATGCATTAGATATTGCTTAATCTTGATACCTNGCGAAGAGGTAAACTTCCGAACCCCGCTTACACATTATGATGGGTTCCATGCTCTTATGACCTGTCATATGTTCGTGATGTGTGTTTAAATGATcacttaagtttttttatttgctccTTAGTTTCGAACAAAACTGACCTTCAGAATAACTTAATGTTGTCTACAAACTGCTAGTGTTTGAAACCATGAGATTGTATGCTTTTGTGCAGACAACGGGAAGTCAAGTCTCGGTGAAGATAGTGAAGAACAAACTCGCTCCACCATTTAGGACTGCTCAGTTTGAGCTTGAATTCGGCAAAGGAATCTGCAAGGTCACTGAGATAATCGACCTGAGCATAAAGCACAAGTTCATCGCGAAGAACGGAACATTCTACAATCTCAATGGTAAAAACTACCATGGGAAAGAGGCCTTAAAGAAATTCCTGAGACAGAACGAATCTGATCAAGAAGAGCTCATGAAGAAGCTCCAAGACAAACTCATCGCCGATGAAGCTGCAGATAAGGAATCTGAATCTGAACCTGAGGATGAAGATTCCCTGAGAGTTGTGGTTTCACCTGACAacacagatgatgatgaatcaacAGCTCCTGTTGTTGCCACTGCTGCTGGAGTGGTTGGTGAAGCAACCTGATCAGAGGCGTCCGgtttagtataatatttttccTTTGGCCTAGAGTTTTTTCGGTTTAATCTGGTTTGGATTCGGTTTCCGGCTCCTCATGTAATTTTTGTGCGAGTTAAAATCACATTTACATATTTAATCGTTTGATGTGGGTgatacatttttgtaatttttataggaaaattttaatgtttaacaTTTAAATCTCATTGATCAATTTTATAGGTTCTTGTTTTCGGATaaggaaaaatatatcattgagaaaaaccaattttttttttttatttattaagcaGTCTACGAGACTACAAAAGTAAAAGCATTCTATTTCTGTTAGAGAATTATAGACTTAAAAAGTTAATCAAAATATGTCTTGCCCTGGAGATAACAGTTTCTTGGGATCGAACAGCTCTTTCTTCTTTGAAAAATCATTCCATTTTGATCCAAAATGctcaatccaatcttctttTTTGGTGTAATGCATTAGATATTGCTTAATCTTGATACCTGAATCCTTACAAAACCTAATTATCTTCTCGTTAACGCTCTCCATTTCTTGCAAATTCTGTGGAGTAGCCGATTGTAGTAGTCCGATGACATAGATAACATCTTCATCGACCTCTGGTATCATCGCCGACATACGATTGTTCCATCtaacaataataacaacaacaaatcatttCATCAAAGTTTGATCTCtacttgttgttcttcttggaGATAAATCCGAATAGAGAGGAATGAACGTACTTATTCCGGTTAATGGGATAGAGGAGAGCGAGTCCCGAAGCTGATTTTTGCTTAGAAAGAATGTTTTTGACAGCACCCTCATGAAAATCGAGAATACGAGATTTAGGGACGTAAAGGTTAAGCCATGGATGAGGAACTTCCCATAATCCCAATGATCTAAGTTTATTTTCTTCGACTTGTACACGGTTCAAGAAATCGAAGTAGGTCACGTCGTGCATTGATATGAACCCGGGCAAGTAACTTTGGCTTTTATTGAGTTTGTCAATCACCTACAAACTCAATAAATGATATTTAGTTGGTCTCTGAATTACGAATCTATAGACAATATATGGTGATGTatgtggtgatgatgatgatgatgatgatgatgatgtgtctgtgtgtgtgtatgtggtGCAATGATGATGTGAATGTGATCAAGATGGTGAACAAGTGAGCGAGTATCAACGCATAACCAAAGTAGTAACACTTAAAATGACGTATGTAGATCATGAGAAGattaagtggtatatatatgttaatgtaGTGCagtaaatatcatataaatttctTATGGTATGATCGAGAGGTGATGATGAATATGTAAATGTGTAGTACCGTGTGGATGATGGGAAGATTGGGATCATCATAATACTTGGCTGCTTCGAGAACGTAGATGATACCGTGCTTCTTCACTAAATCAGCGACTTTAGATTGATCGGacggtgggaaaaaagaagtGTCAACTACGCCGTTTGACATAAATATTTGGCCTTCTAAATAGTCAACTCCACTATCATTGGCCATTGATATCAAACGTTCTTGGTCCTTTGTAAAAGCTGTGAAGTCACTGTAGAGCATCCGAAACCATTTGGcctacaaaattttatttggaaaaaaaaaaaactccctttaatttattatacacaaaaaaaaattaagtctattattttcacatttttcaaCGTCGTGAacagttgaaaataaaacagaacgTCATCGTATATTATTATTGTGACCAAATCAGTTTTACTAGTGATCTGACGTTATGTTTAAAATGATAACCAATTATAGTGTTAACCACGGTTGTAAGATTCTAGTTAGTCAACAAACTTACCATTAATACCCAAAGactatactatatagtattttaCCAAACGTTGGAGTATATTTGACTAATTGAGGAGCTTCACTCTTATAGACAAGGATTATATGTTGACATCAAAAAGATTTGCACGCATAAGACAAGATTGGACAACAAGTCCTAGGAATATAAAGTATACATAATGAAATAAGCCATATCTTATTTATTCAATGCATAGATTTTGTTCAAATTTAAGCCTTTTGACCTGAAGCTGAATTCCAAATTCCTACCAAATTAATTGTACACCTAATTTTAGTTTTCGGATACCATCTAACAAAGCTTCATAATTTGTGATCCATACGTCTCTAACTCTCTTAGTGTAAAGTCATAACATAAATAGACATTATCCGATTTATAAATAGACGTAATTATTTTCCATCCCGGTTTTGTTCAGGTAACTTATGactaaatgatatatacaaaaaaataaagaagtctTAATAACATTTTCGCATAAAAATACtgaaatcatcttttttttttgcgaaaatTATGAATATACCACTTATCAATGCTGGCATATATATTCACACAAagtttacatgattattattgGATACCCATTTATATACTAGTGTTACTCTatcctagttttttttaaaaggctGTGGAAACAATTCTTCTTGTTCTAAATGACTAAAACTGCTAAAATTTAAGTCTGATTTGCATAGTTTTCATCTTTTCATAACGAAGCTTTCTTTCATAAAtgacattttctattttatctcaatgaaaatcataagaaaatcaaactcttgcaaaagattcattttctatttactaaaaaattgtATCAAATAGAAATTGAAAGGTAACTACTAATAAAAATTGGGCCATATATGAATGTTGACCAAATAAACAGATATATTCaatgaatataaaataattggTAAGATGAGATAATACGTACCCTTTTAGGTGCATGGTCTAAAACAATTCTGGCTCTCGTTATAATTCCAAATTGACCCAAACCTCCTAACACTCCATAGAACAATTCTGAGTTTAGCTTTGGCGAGCATGTCAACAGTTCACCTTTCcctgaaataaatatattaaatatcaagcaaaaattatgtttaaaaacTCCGTAcgtataataatatttaaagaaagatTTGCAACAAGTcatgatttaaattttcaaacaaaccACTACCACATGATTAAAATTTTGCCACCTTATGGGTTGAgaaatgatatatttaaaaattctatatgtattttgtttgtaaaaacatTCATTATGAGTTATGCTCTCATACAGTTCACGttaatttatacaaattatGGTGTGCATAAGTGTATTCcttcaaataaaatttcaacccaagaaaaaaaatgtccCTTCCAAAAATGTAGGTTACCGTCATATGAATGTTGCTGGTGAAAATGTCAACCAACATAGTTATTTTAATTCGTTGACCTATTATTGTAATTTGATTGTAGCtgaaaaactgaaaaaggaaagaaacaacaaaaaatctagaaaaccGAAAAGTTCCATATGCATGCGTCATGCATGTTTGTGCattacaaaaatccaaattatcaCGCTACCAATTGTGGTTAATCAgtcttaattatatctattaattCACGACAAAATGTCTTATGTGTGTATGCTTCATTTCGTAGGAAATACAAAAGTTCCttgaaacaatatatatatatatatatatcttagatGCGTTACGCATTTTGTTTTTCGAAGATTCCATATTGCGTGTGGTGCAAAAAGTTTTGCCGAactataaaatcttaaacattaaacatatgGTACACCAAaagtactatatttttttttttaaatgtatcaAATTAGTTTAGAAGATGCGTACCAGTTATAACGTCCAACTCAAGGACGTTACTAATAAGAGGACCGTTTCGAAACACTTGACCACCGATTCCGCCATTTGACAGCGTTCCTCCGACGCTTATATGCAAGTAATCTGTCCAACAAACCGGCGAAACACCTTTCTCCGCCGTCTTTTTCAACACATCCACCCACAACGTCCCCGCCGCCACGTCAGCATACTTCTTGTCTTTCGAAACCAC
The Camelina sativa cultivar DH55 chromosome 15, Cs, whole genome shotgun sequence DNA segment above includes these coding regions:
- the LOC104747883 gene encoding DNA repair protein recA homolog 3, mitochondrial-like isoform X2; the protein is MARLLRNVSSLRRTLFSSEVFNSTVVGTSFQLRGFAAKAKKKSKSDGNGSSSEEGMSKKEIALQQALDQITSSFGKGSIMWLGRAVSPRNVPVFSTGSFALDVALGVGGLPKGRVVEIYGPEASGKTTLALHVIAEAQKQGGTCVFVDAEHALDSSLAKAIGVNTENLLLSQPDCGEQALSLVDTLIRSGSVDVIVVDSVAALVPKGELEGEMGDAHMAMQARLMSQALRKLSHSLSLSQTLLIFINQVRSKLSTFGGFGGPTEVTCGGNALKFYASMRLNIKRIGLIKKGEETTGSQVSVKIVKNKLAPPFRTAQFELEFGKGICKVTEIIDLSIKHKFIAKNGTFYNLNGKNYHGKEALKKFLRQNESDQEELMKKLQDKLIADEAADKESESEPEDEDSLRVVVSPDNTDDDESTAPVVATAAGVVGEAT
- the LOC104747883 gene encoding DNA repair protein recA homolog 3, mitochondrial-like isoform X1, with amino-acid sequence MARLLRNVSSLRRTLFSSEVFNSTVVGTSFQLRGFAAKAKKKSKSDGNGSSSEEGMSKKEIALQQALDQITSSFGKGSIMWLGRAVSPRNVPVFSTGSFALDVALGVGGLPKGRVVEIYGPEASGKTTLALHVIAEAQKQGGTCVFVDAEHALDSSLAKAIGVNTENLLLSQPDCGEQALSLVDTLIRSGSVDVIVVDSVSKVAALVPKGELEGEMGDAHMAMQARLMSQALRKLSHSLSLSQTLLIFINQVRSKLSTFGGFGGPTEVTCGGNALKFYASMRLNIKRIGLIKKGEETTGSQVSVKIVKNKLAPPFRTAQFELEFGKGICKVTEIIDLSIKHKFIAKNGTFYNLNGKNYHGKEALKKFLRQNESDQEELMKKLQDKLIADEAADKESESEPEDEDSLRVVVSPDNTDDDESTAPVVATAAGVVGEAT
- the LOC104747884 gene encoding cytokinin dehydrogenase 2-like is translated as MANLRLMITLITVLVCLFSSFTKSSKDIRIDLPKSLNLTLLTDPSTISAASQDFGNITTVTPGGVICPSSSSDISRLLHYAANGKITFQVAARGQGHSLKGQASVSGGVVVNMTCLSDVVVSKDKKYADVAAGTLWVDVLKKTAEKGVSPVCWTDYLHISVGGTLSNGGIGGQVFRNGPLISNVLELDVITGKGELLTCSPKLNSELFYGVLGGLGQFGIITRARIVLDHAPKRAKWFRMLYSDFTAFTKDQERLISMANDSGVDYLEGQIFMSNGVVDTSFFPPSDQSKVADLVKKHGIIYVLEAAKYYDDPNLPIIHTVIDKLNKSQSYLPGFISMHDVTYFDFLNRVQVEENKLRSLGLWEVPHPWLNLYVPKSRILDFHEGAVKNILSKQKSASGLALLYPINRNKWNNRMSAMIPEVDEDVIYVIGLLQSATPQNLQEMESVNEKIIRFCKDSGIKIKQYLMHYTKKEDWIEHFGSKWNDFSKKKELFDPKKLLSPGQDIF